The genomic stretch TGAACTGGAACTTCGCCGCAAAGAACTTCGCGTAAATTACGGTAGGTTCCCTACAAAAAATGTAGTTGCTTGCCCTTTTAGGCGAGCAACTTTTTCCACACAAAGAGTTTTTCCACAACTATTTTTGAGTAGGTATACCTAAATAGTAGTAATTAATAAAGGGCATTCATCTTTGTGGATAAACGCATTTACATCTTTTCGATCAACGCTGTGCCGTCCGCATAACTGTGCCGATGCGATGTGCACAGCTCTCGGCAACATAGAACAACTTTTCGCATAACCTGTGCGGATCGGTGTTGTGCCTAATCTGTCCACAGGAGATCCACTCTATGACGTGTACTATCAATACCCTACACGCATAGGAATCGCAAATTTCCGGATGGGTCCGTTTGGCGCGGATTCGAGCGACTGAGCGACCGTGCGCTCTACGCTATTGATCGGCGTTGTTGCATCAATTGATGCAACAACACCGAGCGCCACCGACTATCGAGCCAATTTTCTGCCTCAGCCGGTATTGCGCAGGCCGGCCGCGATCCCGTTGATGGTCAGGTGGATCCCGCGGCGCACGCGTGCGTTGGTATCGCCAGCACGGTACCGCTTGATCAGCTCGACTTGCAAGTGGTTGAGAGGATCGAGGTACGGGAAGCGGTTCTTGATTGAACGCGCCAGCAGCGGGTTAGCCGCGAGTCGCGCCTCGTGGCCGGTGATCTCGGCCAGCGCGGCGGCGGTGCGCTCCCATTCGGCGACGATACGTGCGAACACGTGTTTGCGCAGTTTCTTGTCGGTCACTAGCTCGGCGTAGCGCGAGGCCACAGCTAGGTCGGTCTTGGCCAGCACCATGTCCATGTTCGACAGTAGGTGTGAGAAGAACGGCCAGCTGCGGTTCATCTTCTGCAGCAGGGCCAGCCGCTTGGCGCGTTCGACCTCGGGGTTGGGCGAGTTGGCCGTGCCGTCGAGGTAGGCCGCAAACGCGCCGCCGAAGCCGTACCAGCCAGTGAGCAGGAGCCGGCACTGACCCCACGAGAAGCCCCAGGGGATCGCGCGCAGGTCCTCGATCTTGCGGTTCTTCGGATCCTGTAGCTTACGCGAGGCTGGGCGGCTGCCGATGTTGAGTTCGGCGATTTCGCTGATCGGCGTCGAGGAGAAGAAGTAGTCTTTGAAGCCGGGCGTCTCGTAGACCAGCGAGCGATAGGTGCCCATCGCTGCGTCTGACAGCGTCTGCATGGTCGCCTCGAAGGCTGGAAGTTGTGTGGGCGCGTTGTTGCGTGGCAGCAGCGAGGCTTCTAGTGTAGCGGCCACCACCGTCTCCAGGTTGCGCCGACCGATCTCTGGGTTCGAGAACTTACTGGCGATCACCTCGCCCTGCTCAGTCAGGCGGATTTGGCCGTTCACGGTGCCCGGTGGCTGCGAAAGGATCGCTTGATAAGTCGGGCCACCGCCACGGCCGACTGTACCGCCGCGGCCGTGGAATAGGCGTAGCTTGATGCCATGCGTGCTGAACAGTTCGACCAGGGACACTTCGGCGCGGTACAGCTCCCAGTTCGAGGTCAGGAAACCGCCATCCTTGTTGCTGTCCGAGTAGCCGAGCATAACTTCTTGCTCACCGCCCTGGTGGGCGATCAGCGCCTGCATGCCAGGCATGGCAAAGTAGTCGCGCATGATCTTAGGCGCGTTCTGCAGGTCGGCGATAGTTTCGAACAGCGGGACCACCATCAGGCCGTTCCTGCCATGGCCGTGCGCGCCGAAGCTTCCTTCCAGGAAGCCGGTTTCCTTCTGCAGCAGCAGTGCTTCGAGTAGGTCTGAAACCGTTTCGGTGTGTGAGATGATGTAGTTGCGCACTGCGCTCGGACCGAATTTAGCTCGCACTTCACGGGCCTTCTCGAGCACGCTGAGTTCGCTTTTCGTGAGATCGGAATAGTCGAGATAGGGGATACGTAGCGGGCGTGGGTCGGTCAGTGCGGCCAGCAGTATGCGCAGCTTGTCGGCTTCGTCGAGTGCCGCGTAGTTGGCCTCGACGCAGGCGCGCGCGAACAGCTCGGCAATCGCCGCCTCGTGGATGTCCGAACTTTGGCGCAGGTCGATGCTGGCCAGGTGGAAGCCGAACACCTCGGCGGCTCGCACCAGTGGTGCCAGGCGTGGCGTAGTCAGCGAAGTGCCGTGATGGGCCACCAGCGATTCCTTCAGCATGCGTAGGTCGCTCCCGAAGGCCTCGGAATTAGCATAGGGCGTGGCGCGCACCGGCGGCGCGCCACGCCCGGCGCTACGCACGGCCACCACACCCTCGCCCAAGCGCACCCGAGCGCTAGCGGCAATGCGCGTGTAGATGCCGATCAGCGCGCGCCGGTAGGGCTCGTCGACGCGATGCGGTGACTGGTCTGGTGAGGCCGCGGCCAGCGCCTTGACCTCGTCGCTCGCACCTACCAGCAGGTGCGAGACCGACAGTTCGGTGCCGAGCTTGTGGACCTGTTCCAGGTAGTGCTCGAGGATAATCGTACCCTGGCGATGAATCGCCTCCTCCAGGGTGGCGGCTGTCACGTTCGGGTTGCCGTCTCTGTCTCCGCCGATCCAGCTTCCCATTTGGAAGAAGGCCGGCACGCGCGTGTCCAGGCCATACTCGGCCAGCGCCTCCTCGATGTCGGCGTAGAGCGCCGGCAATTCTTCGAGGAAGGTGGCGCGGTAATAGGACAACGCGTTGTCGATTTCATCGCCAACTGTTAGGCGCGCGTCGCGTAGCATGCGGGTCTGCCACAGTGCAGTCACGCGCGCACGCAGCAGCGCTTCGTTGCGCGCTCGCTCGCGCGTGGTCAGCTGCTGGTCGCGCTCTGCGAGCAGGCTGGCGATGTCGTGCTGGGCGTCGAGGATGCTCTTGCGCTGCACTTCGGTAGGGTGCGCGGTCAGCACTGGCACGAT from Burkholderia sp. encodes the following:
- the ppc gene encoding phosphoenolpyruvate carboxylase, with the protein product MPAQARAKRPPSQGEGGAANSGTKKPAHKTTRKATVRSKTKQARVSTTKSSAPASSTHSTTLLKRAAALKTNGHTREDKDQPLFKDIRYLGRLLGDVVREQEGDAVFQVVETIRQHAVKFRREDDREAAQTLDRMLRKLTPEQTVCVVRAFSYFSHLANIAEDRHHNRRRRIHALAGSTPQAGTVGFALQTLKDAGDASVEVIRRFFDEALIVPVLTAHPTEVQRKSILDAQHDIASLLAERDQQLTTRERARNEALLRARVTALWQTRMLRDARLTVGDEIDNALSYYRATFLEELPALYADIEEALAEYGLDTRVPAFFQMGSWIGGDRDGNPNVTAATLEEAIHRQGTIILEHYLEQVHKLGTELSVSHLLVGASDEVKALAAASPDQSPHRVDEPYRRALIGIYTRIAASARVRLGEGVVAVRSAGRGAPPVRATPYANSEAFGSDLRMLKESLVAHHGTSLTTPRLAPLVRAAEVFGFHLASIDLRQSSDIHEAAIAELFARACVEANYAALDEADKLRILLAALTDPRPLRIPYLDYSDLTKSELSVLEKAREVRAKFGPSAVRNYIISHTETVSDLLEALLLQKETGFLEGSFGAHGHGRNGLMVVPLFETIADLQNAPKIMRDYFAMPGMQALIAHQGGEQEVMLGYSDSNKDGGFLTSNWELYRAEVSLVELFSTHGIKLRLFHGRGGTVGRGGGPTYQAILSQPPGTVNGQIRLTEQGEVIASKFSNPEIGRRNLETVVAATLEASLLPRNNAPTQLPAFEATMQTLSDAAMGTYRSLVYETPGFKDYFFSSTPISEIAELNIGSRPASRKLQDPKNRKIEDLRAIPWGFSWGQCRLLLTGWYGFGGAFAAYLDGTANSPNPEVERAKRLALLQKMNRSWPFFSHLLSNMDMVLAKTDLAVASRYAELVTDKKLRKHVFARIVAEWERTAAALAEITGHEARLAANPLLARSIKNRFPYLDPLNHLQVELIKRYRAGDTNARVRRGIHLTINGIAAGLRNTG